One region of Halomicrobium sp. LC1Hm genomic DNA includes:
- a CDS encoding MBL fold metallo-hydrolase — translation MTVRHDGLAVEWLGYATIRLAGEETVVYFDPGRYGVLTGEWEPDEAGLNHPPGRDYRPEDGDVICVSHVHHYDPDGIERVASEDATVVAFEGIDGQDRERGLAPITELPYELRTVDATTSLSVDGVSVWSTPAHNEPDGPHTRPDGTPYHPEGFGCGFLVDVEGTRAFWPGDTDVLPGHRSVDVSLFCPPIGQRFTMDRHEAAGLAATIEPNLVMPVHYNTFSTLATDSRAFAADVAAAGVPVVLDEQ, via the coding sequence ATGACTGTTCGACACGACGGGCTCGCCGTCGAGTGGCTCGGCTACGCCACGATCCGGCTCGCGGGCGAGGAGACGGTCGTCTACTTCGACCCGGGACGGTACGGCGTCCTCACCGGCGAGTGGGAGCCCGACGAGGCGGGACTGAACCACCCGCCGGGACGCGACTACCGGCCGGAGGACGGGGACGTGATCTGTGTGAGCCACGTCCACCACTACGACCCCGACGGCATCGAGCGGGTGGCGAGCGAGGACGCGACCGTCGTCGCCTTCGAGGGGATCGACGGGCAGGACCGCGAGCGCGGGCTCGCGCCGATCACCGAACTGCCCTACGAACTGCGGACGGTCGACGCGACGACGAGCCTCTCGGTCGACGGCGTCTCCGTCTGGTCGACGCCGGCCCACAACGAGCCGGACGGCCCCCACACGCGTCCGGACGGGACCCCCTACCACCCGGAGGGGTTCGGCTGTGGGTTCCTCGTCGACGTGGAGGGGACGCGGGCGTTCTGGCCGGGGGACACCGACGTGTTGCCGGGCCATCGCTCGGTCGACGTGTCGCTGTTCTGCCCGCCGATCGGCCAGCGGTTCACGATGGACCGCCACGAGGCCGCGGGGCTGGCCGCGACCATCGAGCCGAACCTCGTCATGCCGGTCCACTACAACACGTTCTCGACGCTGGCGACGGACTCGCGGGCCTTCGCGGCCGACGTGGCGGCCGCTGGCGTCCCGGTCGTACTCGACGAGCAGTGA